In the Peromyscus maniculatus bairdii isolate BWxNUB_F1_BW_parent chromosome 20, HU_Pman_BW_mat_3.1, whole genome shotgun sequence genome, one interval contains:
- the Tonsl gene encoding tonsoku-like protein isoform X4, giving the protein MTLEQELRQLSKAKARAQRNGQLREEAVYCHQLGELLAGHGRFTEALEEHQQELHLLESVQDTLGCAVAHRKIGERLAEMENYSEALKHQHLYLDLAGSLSNHTELQRAWATIGRTHLDVYDHCQSRDALLQAQAAFEKSLAIVDEKLEGILTQRELSEMRTRLYLNLGLTFESLQQTALCNDYFKKSIFLAEQNHLYEDLFRARYNLGAIHWRGGQHSQAMRCLEGARECARAMKMRFMESECCMVVSQVLQDLGDFLAAKRSLKKAYRLGSQKPVQRAAVCQSLKYVLAVIQLQQQLEEAEGRDPQRAMATCEQLGDLFSKAGDFPKALEAYQKQLHFAELLNRPDVELAVIHVSLATTLGDMKDHRKAVHHYEEELRLRKGNALEEAKTWFNIALSREEAGDAYELLAPCFQKAFSCAQRAQRFQLQRQILQHLYTVQLKLQPQEAPGTEIKLQELSMAKGAEEEEEEEEEEEEASEALETSDLELSESEDDADREEDEELRGCLGRRKVNKWNRRNDMGETLLHRACIEGQLRRVQDLVRQGHPLNPRDYCGWTPLHEACNYGHLEIVRFLLDHGAAVDDPGGQGCDGITPLHDALTCGHFEVAELLIERGASVTLRTRKGLSPLETLQQWVKLYFRDLDLETRQKAASMERRLQMASSGQALHGSPGLQTIPRNHLFDPETSPRSSPCPEPSRGTPRPPEASPGPAEDFLEEAVSAGSRPRRNRHRPTSSSSSSEDEDSMGPCRPSQKRPRHSTRAQQDEAQTADPSSKSRETATSSACRAAYQAAIRGVGSAQSRRLVPSLPRGSDEVPVPKAALIPEEEYLAGEWLELDTPLTHSNRPSTSGSDHERCPVRRRNRAKQSRLTCLDGWGTQTKAGDGSLAAESSPENLSMPRTSGPNRENCAAGQPLLLVQPPPIRVRVQIQDNLFLIPVPHSDVHSVAWLAEQAAQRYYQTCGLLPRLTLRKDGALLAPQDPIPDVLQSNDEVLAEVTSWDLPPLTDRYRRACQSLGQGEHQQVLQAMEHQSSSPSFSACSLALCQAQLTPLLRALKLHTALRELRLAGNRLGDGCAPELLATLGTMPNLVLLDLSSNHLGQEGLRQLVEGSSGQAALQNLEEMDLSMNPLGDGCGQALASLLRACPMLSTLRLQACGFSSSFFQSHQAALGSAFQDAEHLKALSLSYNALGAPALARVLQSLPARALLRLELSSVAASKSDLSLVEPVVRYLTKEGCALTHLTLSANYLSDKAVKDLSRCLPYCPSLVSLDLSANPEVSGASLEELLSALQERPQGLSFLGLSGCSIQGPLNSDLWDKIFVQLQELRLCSRHLSPRDRDAVCHKLPAGACSLDQGPKLFFKCL; this is encoded by the exons ATGACCCTGGAGCAGGAGCTTCGCC AGCTGAGCAAAGCCAAAGCCAGGGCCCAGAGGAATGGGCAGCTGCGCGAGGAGGCGGTCTACTGCCACCAGCTGGGGGAGCTGCTGGCTGGCCACG GCCGCTTCACGGAAGCTCTGGAGGAGCACCAGCAGGAGCTACATCTGCTTGAGAGCGTCCAGGACACCCTGGGCTGCGCAGTGGCCCACCGCAAGATCGGAGAACGGCTGGCCGAGATGGAGAATTACTCGGAGGCTCTGAAG CACCAGCATCTCTACCTGGATCTGGCTGGTTCCCTTTCCAACCACACCGAGCTGCAGAGAGCCTGGGCCACCATTGGCCGCACCCATCTAGATGTGTATGATCACTGCCAGTCAAGAGATGCCTTACTGCaggcccaggctgcctttgagaAGAGCTTAGCTATTGTGGATGAGAAACTAGAGG GGATACTGACCCAGCGAGAACTGAGCGAGATGAGGACTCGGCTCTACCTCAACCTGGGCCTCACCTTTGAGAGTCTACAGCAGACAGCCCTGTGCAATGACTACTTCAAGAAGAGCATCTTCCTTGCTGA GCAGAACCATCTCTATGAAGATCTGTTCCGGGCCCGATACAACCTGGGTGCCATCCACTGGCGCGGAGGGCAGCATTCTCAGGCCATGCGCTGCCTGGAGGGAGCCCGGGAGTGTGCGCGTGCTATGAAGATGAGGTTCATGGAGAGTGAATGCTGCATGGTGGTGTCCCAG gttCTCCAAGATCTGGGGGACTTCCTGGCTGCCAAACGATCCCTGAAGAAGGCCTATAGGTTGGGCTCCCAGAAGCCTGTCCAGAGAGCGGCTGTCTGTCAGAGTCTCAAGTATG TATTGGCCGTGatccagctgcagcagcagctggaagAGGCCGAGGGCAGGGATCCTCAACGTGCCATGGCTACCTGTGAACAACTGGGGGACCTTTTCTCCAAGGCGGGTGACTTTCCAAAGGCATTAGAGGCTTACCAGAAGCAG TTGCACTTTGCTGAGCTGCTGAACAGGCCAGATGTCGAGCTGGCTGTCATCCATGTATCCCTGGCCACCACACTGGGAGACATGAAGGATCACCGCAAGGCAGTGCACCATTATGAAGAGGAGCTGAGGCTACGCAAGGGCAATGCCCTGGAG GAAGCTAAGACTTGGTTCAATATTGCACTGTCACGTGAGGAAGCTGGGGACGCGTATGAACTGCTAGCACCATGCTTCCAGAAGGCTTTTAGCTGTGCCCAGCGGGCCCAGCGGTTCCAGCTGCAG AGGCAGATCTTACAGCACCTTTATACCGTGCAACTAAAGCTGCAGCCCCAAGAAGCCCCTGGCACCGAAATTAAACTGCAGGAATTGAGTATGGCAAAAggtgcagaggaagaggaggaggaggaggaagaggaagaagaagccagTGAGGCCCTGGAGACCAGTGACCTGGAGCTCTCAGAGAGCG aggacgatGCTGAcagggaggaagatgaggagctTCGGGGCTGCCTGGGCCGGCGGAAGGTAAACAAG TGGAACCGGCGTAACGACATGGGAGAGACCCTGCTGCACCGAGCCTGCATCGAAGGCCAACTGCGCCGCGTCCAGGACCTTGTGAGGCAG GGCCATCCTCTGAATCCCCGAGACTACTGCGGCTGGACACCTCTACACGAAGCATGCAACTATGGCCATCTTG AGATCGTCCGCTTCCTTCTGGACCACGGAGCAGCCGTGGATGACCCAGGTGGCCAGGGGTGTGATGGCATCACCCCGCTGCATGATGCCCTCACCTGTGGCCACTTTGAGGTAGCTGAACTACTCATTGAGCGAGGAGCATCTGTAACTCTCCGTACCAGGAAG GGCCTCAGCCCCCTGGAGACACTGCAACAGTGGGTGAAGCTGTACTTCAGGGACCTTGACCTTGAGACAAGACAGAAGGCGGCCTCCATGGAGAGGAGGCTCCAGATGGCCTCCTCAGGCCAAG cccTCCATGGCTCCCCTGGACTCCAGACCATTCCACGTAACCATCTCTTTGACCCTGAGACCTCTCCCCGCTCAAGCCCCTGTCCAGAACCCTCCCGGGGTACCCCTAGACCTCCAGAGGCCTCTCCAGGCCCTGCTGAGGACTTTCTGGAGGAAGCTGTGTCTGCCGGGTCCAGACCTCGAAGGAATAGGCACAGGCCAACCAGTAGCAGTAGCAGCTCAGAGGACGAGGACAGCATGGGTCCCTGCAGGCCATCTCAGAAAAGACCGAGACATTCTACCAGAGCACAGCAGGATGAAGCCCAGACAGCTGACCCGTCGTCCAAAAGCAGAGAGACAGCCACATCGAGTGCGTGCCGGGCTGCCTACCAAGCAGCCATCCGAGGAGTGGGTAGTGCCCAGAGCCGTCGGTTGGTACCTAGCCTGCCTCGGGGCTCAGATGAAGTCCCTGTCCCCAAGGCAGCGCTCATTCCCGAGGAGGAATACCTGGCTGGGGAATGGCTGGAGTTAGATACACCTCTGACCCATAGCAACAGGCCCAGTACCTCAGGGTCAGACCACGAGCGATGCCCTGTCAGGCGCCGGAATCGTGCCAAGCAGAGTCGCCTGACGTGTCTTGATGGTTGGGGTACACAGACTAAAGCGGGAGATGGCAGCTTGGCTGCAGAGTCTTCTCCAGAGAACCTCAGCATGCCTAGGACCTCGGGACCCAACAGGGAAAATTGTGCAGCAGGCCAGCCTTTG CTTCTGGTCCAGCCTCCTCCCATCCGGGTTCGAGTTCAAATTCAGGATAACCTTTTCCTCATCCCTGTCCCACACAG TGATGTCCACTCTGTGGCTTGGCTAGCAGAGCAAGCTGCCCAGCGCTACTACCAAACCTGTGGCCTACTTCCAAGGCTCACCCTACGGAAGGATGGAGCACTGTTGGCTCCACAGGACCCCATCCCCGATGTGCTGCAGAGCAACGATGAG GTGCTGGCTGAAGTCACTTCGTGGGACCTTCCCCCGCTAACTGACCGCTACCGCAGAGCCTGCCAGAGCCTGGGGCAAG ggGAGCACCAGCAAGTACTGCAGGCCATGGAGCACCAGAGTTCAAGCCCTTCCTTTAGTGCCTGTTCCCTGGCCTTGTGCCAAGCCCAGCTCACACCCCTGCTACGGGCCCTCAAGTTACACACAGCGCTCCGGGAGCTGCGCCTTGCTGGGAACCGACTGGGCGATGGGTGTGCTCCTGAGCTGCTGGCTACCCTGGGCACCATGCCTAACCTGGtcctccttgatctctcttccaATCACTTGGGCCAGGAAGGTCTGCGCCAGCTTGTTGAAGGCTCCTCGGGCCAAGCTGCTTTACAG AACTTGGAGGAAATGGACCTAAGCATGAATCCACTAGGAGATGGCTGTGGCCAGGCCCTGGCCTCCCTTCTGCGGGCCTGCCCCATGCTCAGCACCCTGCGCCTACAAGCCTGTGGCTTCAGCTCCAGCTTCTTCCAGAGCCACCAGGCTGCTCTGGGTAGCGCCTTCCAAG ATGCTGAACACCTGAAGGCCTTGTCCTTGTCTTACAATGCGCTCGGCGCTCCCGCCCTGGCCAGGGTGCTGCAGAGCTTACCGGCCCGTGCCCTCCTGCGTCTGGAGCTTAGCTCCGTGGCAGCCAGCAAGAGCGACTTGAGTCTTGTGGAGCCAGTTGTCAGATACTTGACCAAG GAAGGCTGTGCTCTGACCCACCTAACCCTGTCTGCAAACTACCTGAGTGACAAGGCCGTGAAAGACCTGAGCAG ATGTCTCCCGTACTGCCCCTCACTTGTCTCTCTGGACTTGTCTGCCAACCCTGAGGTCAGCGGTGCCAGTCTAGAGGAGCTCTTATCTGCCCTCCAAGAGCGGCCCCAAGGCCTCAGCTTCCTTGGCTTGTCAG
- the Tonsl gene encoding tonsoku-like protein isoform X3: protein MTLEQELRQLSKAKARAQRNGQLREEAVYCHQLGELLAGHGRFTEALEEHQQELHLLESVQDTLGCAVAHRKIGERLAEMENYSEALKHQHLYLDLAGSLSNHTELQRAWATIGRTHLDVYDHCQSRDALLQAQAAFEKSLAIVDEKLEGILTQRELSEMRTRLYLNLGLTFESLQQTALCNDYFKKSIFLAEQNHLYEDLFRARYNLGAIHWRGGQHSQAMRCLEGARECARAMKMRFMESECCMVVSQVLQDLGDFLAAKRSLKKAYRLGSQKPVQRAAVCQSLKYVLAVIQLQQQLEEAEGRDPQRAMATCEQLGDLFSKAGDFPKALEAYQKQLHFAELLNRPDVELAVIHVSLATTLGDMKDHRKAVHHYEEELRLRKGNALEEAKTWFNIALSREEAGDAYELLAPCFQKAFSCAQRAQRFQLQRQILQHLYTVQLKLQPQEAPGTEIKLQELSMAKGAEEEEEEEEEEEEASEALETSDLELSESEDDADREEDEELRGCLGRRKVNKWNRRNDMGETLLHRACIEGQLRRVQDLVRQGHPLNPRDYCGWTPLHEACNYGHLEIVRFLLDHGAAVDDPGGQGCDGITPLHDALTCGHFEVAELLIERGASVTLRTRKGLSPLETLQQWVKLYFRDLDLETRQKAASMERRLQMASSGQALHGSPGLQTIPRNHLFDPETSPRSSPCPEPSRGTPRPPEASPGPAEDFLEEAVSAGSRPRRNRHRPTSSSSSSEDEDSMGPCRPSQKRPRHSTRAQQDEAQTADPSSKSRETATSSACRAAYQAAIRGVGSAQSRRLVPSLPRGSDEVPVPKAALIPEEEYLAGEWLELDTPLTHSNRPSTSGSDHERCPVRRRNRAKQSRLTCLDGWGTQTKAGDGSLAAESSPENLSMPRTSGPNRENCAAGQPLLLVQPPPIRVRVQIQDNLFLIPVPHSSDVHSVAWLAEQAAQRYYQTCGLLPRLTLRKDGALLAPQDPIPDVLQSNDEVLAEVTSWDLPPLTDRYRRACQSLGQGEHQQVLQAMEHQSSSPSFSACSLALCQAQLTPLLRALKLHTALRELRLAGNRLGDGCAPELLATLGTMPNLVLLDLSSNHLGQEGLRQLVEGSSGQAALQNLEEMDLSMNPLGDGCGQALASLLRACPMLSTLRLQACGFSSSFFQSHQAALGSAFQDAEHLKALSLSYNALGAPALARVLQSLPARALLRLELSSVAASKSDLSLVEPVVRYLTKEGCALTHLTLSANYLSDKAVKDLSRCLPYCPSLVSLDLSANPEVSGASLEELLSALQERPQGLSFLGLSGCSIQGPLNSDLWDKIFVQLQELRLCSRHLSPRDRDAVCHKLPAGACSLDQGPKLFFKCL from the exons ATGACCCTGGAGCAGGAGCTTCGCC AGCTGAGCAAAGCCAAAGCCAGGGCCCAGAGGAATGGGCAGCTGCGCGAGGAGGCGGTCTACTGCCACCAGCTGGGGGAGCTGCTGGCTGGCCACG GCCGCTTCACGGAAGCTCTGGAGGAGCACCAGCAGGAGCTACATCTGCTTGAGAGCGTCCAGGACACCCTGGGCTGCGCAGTGGCCCACCGCAAGATCGGAGAACGGCTGGCCGAGATGGAGAATTACTCGGAGGCTCTGAAG CACCAGCATCTCTACCTGGATCTGGCTGGTTCCCTTTCCAACCACACCGAGCTGCAGAGAGCCTGGGCCACCATTGGCCGCACCCATCTAGATGTGTATGATCACTGCCAGTCAAGAGATGCCTTACTGCaggcccaggctgcctttgagaAGAGCTTAGCTATTGTGGATGAGAAACTAGAGG GGATACTGACCCAGCGAGAACTGAGCGAGATGAGGACTCGGCTCTACCTCAACCTGGGCCTCACCTTTGAGAGTCTACAGCAGACAGCCCTGTGCAATGACTACTTCAAGAAGAGCATCTTCCTTGCTGA GCAGAACCATCTCTATGAAGATCTGTTCCGGGCCCGATACAACCTGGGTGCCATCCACTGGCGCGGAGGGCAGCATTCTCAGGCCATGCGCTGCCTGGAGGGAGCCCGGGAGTGTGCGCGTGCTATGAAGATGAGGTTCATGGAGAGTGAATGCTGCATGGTGGTGTCCCAG gttCTCCAAGATCTGGGGGACTTCCTGGCTGCCAAACGATCCCTGAAGAAGGCCTATAGGTTGGGCTCCCAGAAGCCTGTCCAGAGAGCGGCTGTCTGTCAGAGTCTCAAGTATG TATTGGCCGTGatccagctgcagcagcagctggaagAGGCCGAGGGCAGGGATCCTCAACGTGCCATGGCTACCTGTGAACAACTGGGGGACCTTTTCTCCAAGGCGGGTGACTTTCCAAAGGCATTAGAGGCTTACCAGAAGCAG TTGCACTTTGCTGAGCTGCTGAACAGGCCAGATGTCGAGCTGGCTGTCATCCATGTATCCCTGGCCACCACACTGGGAGACATGAAGGATCACCGCAAGGCAGTGCACCATTATGAAGAGGAGCTGAGGCTACGCAAGGGCAATGCCCTGGAG GAAGCTAAGACTTGGTTCAATATTGCACTGTCACGTGAGGAAGCTGGGGACGCGTATGAACTGCTAGCACCATGCTTCCAGAAGGCTTTTAGCTGTGCCCAGCGGGCCCAGCGGTTCCAGCTGCAG AGGCAGATCTTACAGCACCTTTATACCGTGCAACTAAAGCTGCAGCCCCAAGAAGCCCCTGGCACCGAAATTAAACTGCAGGAATTGAGTATGGCAAAAggtgcagaggaagaggaggaggaggaggaagaggaagaagaagccagTGAGGCCCTGGAGACCAGTGACCTGGAGCTCTCAGAGAGCG aggacgatGCTGAcagggaggaagatgaggagctTCGGGGCTGCCTGGGCCGGCGGAAGGTAAACAAG TGGAACCGGCGTAACGACATGGGAGAGACCCTGCTGCACCGAGCCTGCATCGAAGGCCAACTGCGCCGCGTCCAGGACCTTGTGAGGCAG GGCCATCCTCTGAATCCCCGAGACTACTGCGGCTGGACACCTCTACACGAAGCATGCAACTATGGCCATCTTG AGATCGTCCGCTTCCTTCTGGACCACGGAGCAGCCGTGGATGACCCAGGTGGCCAGGGGTGTGATGGCATCACCCCGCTGCATGATGCCCTCACCTGTGGCCACTTTGAGGTAGCTGAACTACTCATTGAGCGAGGAGCATCTGTAACTCTCCGTACCAGGAAG GGCCTCAGCCCCCTGGAGACACTGCAACAGTGGGTGAAGCTGTACTTCAGGGACCTTGACCTTGAGACAAGACAGAAGGCGGCCTCCATGGAGAGGAGGCTCCAGATGGCCTCCTCAGGCCAAG cccTCCATGGCTCCCCTGGACTCCAGACCATTCCACGTAACCATCTCTTTGACCCTGAGACCTCTCCCCGCTCAAGCCCCTGTCCAGAACCCTCCCGGGGTACCCCTAGACCTCCAGAGGCCTCTCCAGGCCCTGCTGAGGACTTTCTGGAGGAAGCTGTGTCTGCCGGGTCCAGACCTCGAAGGAATAGGCACAGGCCAACCAGTAGCAGTAGCAGCTCAGAGGACGAGGACAGCATGGGTCCCTGCAGGCCATCTCAGAAAAGACCGAGACATTCTACCAGAGCACAGCAGGATGAAGCCCAGACAGCTGACCCGTCGTCCAAAAGCAGAGAGACAGCCACATCGAGTGCGTGCCGGGCTGCCTACCAAGCAGCCATCCGAGGAGTGGGTAGTGCCCAGAGCCGTCGGTTGGTACCTAGCCTGCCTCGGGGCTCAGATGAAGTCCCTGTCCCCAAGGCAGCGCTCATTCCCGAGGAGGAATACCTGGCTGGGGAATGGCTGGAGTTAGATACACCTCTGACCCATAGCAACAGGCCCAGTACCTCAGGGTCAGACCACGAGCGATGCCCTGTCAGGCGCCGGAATCGTGCCAAGCAGAGTCGCCTGACGTGTCTTGATGGTTGGGGTACACAGACTAAAGCGGGAGATGGCAGCTTGGCTGCAGAGTCTTCTCCAGAGAACCTCAGCATGCCTAGGACCTCGGGACCCAACAGGGAAAATTGTGCAGCAGGCCAGCCTTTG CTTCTGGTCCAGCCTCCTCCCATCCGGGTTCGAGTTCAAATTCAGGATAACCTTTTCCTCATCCCTGTCCCACACAG CAGTGATGTCCACTCTGTGGCTTGGCTAGCAGAGCAAGCTGCCCAGCGCTACTACCAAACCTGTGGCCTACTTCCAAGGCTCACCCTACGGAAGGATGGAGCACTGTTGGCTCCACAGGACCCCATCCCCGATGTGCTGCAGAGCAACGATGAG GTGCTGGCTGAAGTCACTTCGTGGGACCTTCCCCCGCTAACTGACCGCTACCGCAGAGCCTGCCAGAGCCTGGGGCAAG ggGAGCACCAGCAAGTACTGCAGGCCATGGAGCACCAGAGTTCAAGCCCTTCCTTTAGTGCCTGTTCCCTGGCCTTGTGCCAAGCCCAGCTCACACCCCTGCTACGGGCCCTCAAGTTACACACAGCGCTCCGGGAGCTGCGCCTTGCTGGGAACCGACTGGGCGATGGGTGTGCTCCTGAGCTGCTGGCTACCCTGGGCACCATGCCTAACCTGGtcctccttgatctctcttccaATCACTTGGGCCAGGAAGGTCTGCGCCAGCTTGTTGAAGGCTCCTCGGGCCAAGCTGCTTTACAG AACTTGGAGGAAATGGACCTAAGCATGAATCCACTAGGAGATGGCTGTGGCCAGGCCCTGGCCTCCCTTCTGCGGGCCTGCCCCATGCTCAGCACCCTGCGCCTACAAGCCTGTGGCTTCAGCTCCAGCTTCTTCCAGAGCCACCAGGCTGCTCTGGGTAGCGCCTTCCAAG ATGCTGAACACCTGAAGGCCTTGTCCTTGTCTTACAATGCGCTCGGCGCTCCCGCCCTGGCCAGGGTGCTGCAGAGCTTACCGGCCCGTGCCCTCCTGCGTCTGGAGCTTAGCTCCGTGGCAGCCAGCAAGAGCGACTTGAGTCTTGTGGAGCCAGTTGTCAGATACTTGACCAAG GAAGGCTGTGCTCTGACCCACCTAACCCTGTCTGCAAACTACCTGAGTGACAAGGCCGTGAAAGACCTGAGCAG ATGTCTCCCGTACTGCCCCTCACTTGTCTCTCTGGACTTGTCTGCCAACCCTGAGGTCAGCGGTGCCAGTCTAGAGGAGCTCTTATCTGCCCTCCAAGAGCGGCCCCAAGGCCTCAGCTTCCTTGGCTTGTCAG